GCTGCTGCTGCAATTATGGGCAGGGCTCCGGTACCTGTGCCGCCGCCCATGCCAGCTGCAAGATATACCATGTCGGAACCCTTAAGATATTCTCTTATTTCGGATATAGATTCTTTTGCCGACATTTCCCCTACTTCCGGCAGAGCTCCGGCACCAAGTCCTTTTGTAATTTTTTCGCCGAGAACGATTTTATTATCTGAAAGAGACATTTCAAGACTGCGGACATCCGTATTGACGGCCAATAGATCCACACCCTCAAGGCCCTTGCTTATAATGTGATTAAGAGCATTGCCCCCGCCGCCTCCGACCGCGATAATTTTGATGACTTCTCTGCGGCCCGCCTGTGGTTTTGTTTGGATAACGGGGATTTCATTTTCTGAAGGCTTGCTGATTTCTTCCGATCCCGGATAATAAAGACTTGCTGCTTCTGGGCCCAATGTTGTTCACCTCTCTATGCAATTGATGTATACTACTTGCTGTATTATAGCATCAGAGGAGGGTTACGGGTGGACAAAAACATAAAACATGTCCTTCAAAACATCGAATCCAAGGATAACCGCGGCCCCTTTATACTGTTCCTTGCAATTTTCGCTCTTCTTGCATGGCAGGCAATGCAACCGCTTATGACAGCCGTGATCTGGGCGGGGATGCTCTCATTCATCGCCACTCCTGTTTTCAGGCGCATCAGCGCTTTAATGGGAGGAAAAACACGCAGCGTATCTGCCGGGGTCACGCTCATTCTGCTTGCGGTAGTATTCCTTGTCCCGATCCTTGTTGTTCTCACCTCGCTTGGAAGTGAAGTTACAGGATTTGGATTAGATATAAGCCGCTTTCTTTCAAAAATGGAGATAGGCGAGACAAAAAATGTTGCGGCGTTTATACCGTCTTGGCTGCCGCAATGGGCTGCTGAATACGTCCGCTCTTTCTTAAACAATTCGGAGGCGATCACGACTGTCGTCCGGAAGACAGCCGAATGGATAGGAAATTTGTTGACAAAAACATCAGGACAGCTTATTCAAGGTATTTCCTCTTTTCTGTTCCATTCAATGGTCACTCTTATGGTGTCATTCTTCTTCATCCGCGACGGAGAAGCTCTCGTTGAATATATCAAAAGCGTCACCCCGCTCTCCGCGGACGAGAAAGAGTTCTTCTTTTCCAGGGCGGGGAAGCTTCTTCATTCCATAATATACGGAATACTCCTCACTGTCGCTATACAGGCGCTTCTTGGAGGCCTTGGCTGGTGGTTCGTGGGGCTCGGAAGTCCGGCTTTCTTCGGCATGCTTATGTTTTTCTTCGGGGTGTTTCCAGCAGGCACCGCAGTTGTCTGGGTTCCTGGCGGCCTGTACCTCCTGCTTACAGGAGATATCAAAAATGGAATTATCCTTCTGGTCTGGGGAACTGCAATAGTTGGCACTATAGATAATCTGCTGCGCCCGCTTCTGATCAGCGGCGGCAGCAGGGGTGAAGATATCCCGACCCTTCTTATAATCCTCGGGCTCTTCGGCGGTGTGGCAAAATGGGGGTTTCTTGGGATATTTCTTGGGCCGCTCGTGCTTGTGCTCTTCACTCTCGTTTTTGATATATACCGGAACCGCTGGCTCAAGAGGGCGGATGGCAGTCTGGAATGATTTCTGAACATACTCAGCTTATTGCAACGGCTGCATCTCTTGCCATGGATGCATTTTCTGTTTCTATATGTCTTGGTTTATGTCATGGCAGTCTTAAGCTGCGGCAGGCGTTTTCTCTCGGCGGAGCCTTTGGTTTCTTCCAGTTTATCATGCCCCTCTTTGGCTCGTGGATAGCCAAGCATATTTCCGGATTTTTTGACGGCATGACTCCATGGATCGCGGCTTCACTTATCCTCTGGGTTGCATTCAAAATGGTTAAAGAGGCATATTTGGGTGCGGACAAAACCAATTCCTGCATGATAATAAATTTCAAAAACATCGTCATTCTCGCCTTCGCTACGTCTTTAGACGCACTGGCAGTGGGATACTCAATCAGCAGCACCGGCGGAATGGCAGCTGAACTCGCCATCACAGCAGGAATGATCACGTTTTTTCTCTCTCTGTTCGGAGCACTTGCTGGAAGAAAACTTGGCAAAAAAACGGGAGACCGCGCCGAATATTTTGGCGGCGCGGTCCTGTTTCTTATTGCAGCGAAGATAATTGTAAGTGCGGTCAGCTGACCGCACTTACTCTACACCTCTATCAATTCATATATCCTCGTTCCGATGCCAATCTTTTCACAATGTTCAAGCGTCGTCTGCCAATGGGTATCCGGATGCATGACGTGGAAGTAGTCATCCTCCCCATGTCCGACAGGGGTCTTTTCAGCTAAAAAACTTCCGGCGATAACAGGCGCCTTTCTGACAGCATCCGCACAAGCCTGGTCTATGGCAACAGGGTCAAATGACGCGAATATGCCAATATCCGGAACAATGGGAAGGTCATTTTCAACGTGACAGTCGCAGAAAGGGGAGACATCAACGACAAAACTTACATGAAAGTGCGGTCTGCCCTCCAGTACCGCTTTTGCATACTCCGCCATTTTTTTGCAGAGAATTTCGTTAGATTCACTGCTCGCAAAAAGAATAGCATCAAACGGACAAAGCGAAAGGCAGCGCCCGCATCCGACACAGCGCGATCTGTCCACAACAGCCTTACCATTGTTTCCCAGGCTGATTGCGTCCTGTGCGCAGTTCTTTATGCACCGGCCGCACGCCATGCACTTTCTAGTGCTGATCTTCGGCTTGCCCTTGCTGTGCATCTCCATTTTACCGCCTCGTGATCCTGATCCCATTCCGATGTTCTTAACAGCGCCGCCAAAGCCCGTCAGTTCATGCCCCTTAAAATGCGTCAATGATATCACTATATCTGCATCCATTATCGCACGGCCTATTTTTGCTTCCTTTATATACTCCCCGCCTGAAACAGGTACAAGCACCTCGTCGGAACCCTTAAGTCCGTCTGCGATTATAACCTGACAGCCAGTACAAAAAGGGTTATAGCCATTTTCATAAGCAGCATCCAAATGCTCAAGCGCATCCTTTCTCCTGCCGACGTATAGTGTATTACTGTCGGTAAGAAACGGTTTTCCTCCGAGCTTCCTGACCAGATCCGCAACGACGCGGGAGTAGTTGGGGCGGAGATATGCGAGATTCCCCGGTTCCCCAAGATGGAGCTTTATGGCGACATATTGTTTCTTGAAACTGATAGTTTTAATGCCCG
The Synergistaceae bacterium genome window above contains:
- a CDS encoding AI-2E family transporter, which translates into the protein MDKNIKHVLQNIESKDNRGPFILFLAIFALLAWQAMQPLMTAVIWAGMLSFIATPVFRRISALMGGKTRSVSAGVTLILLAVVFLVPILVVLTSLGSEVTGFGLDISRFLSKMEIGETKNVAAFIPSWLPQWAAEYVRSFLNNSEAITTVVRKTAEWIGNLLTKTSGQLIQGISSFLFHSMVTLMVSFFFIRDGEALVEYIKSVTPLSADEKEFFFSRAGKLLHSIIYGILLTVAIQALLGGLGWWFVGLGSPAFFGMLMFFFGVFPAGTAVVWVPGGLYLLLTGDIKNGIILLVWGTAIVGTIDNLLRPLLISGGSRGEDIPTLLIILGLFGGVAKWGFLGIFLGPLVLVLFTLVFDIYRNRWLKRADGSLE
- a CDS encoding manganese efflux pump MntP family protein; translation: MISEHTQLIATAASLAMDAFSVSICLGLCHGSLKLRQAFSLGGAFGFFQFIMPLFGSWIAKHISGFFDGMTPWIAASLILWVAFKMVKEAYLGADKTNSCMIINFKNIVILAFATSLDALAVGYSISSTGGMAAELAITAGMITFFLSLFGALAGRKLGKKTGDRAEYFGGAVLFLIAAKIIVSAVS
- a CDS encoding DUF362 domain-containing protein, encoding MDKAKVYFTNLRTTPEQTILQKLEMLMEKAGIKTISFKKQYVAIKLHLGEPGNLAYLRPNYSRVVADLVRKLGGKPFLTDSNTLYVGRRKDALEHLDAAYENGYNPFCTGCQVIIADGLKGSDEVLVPVSGGEYIKEAKIGRAIMDADIVISLTHFKGHELTGFGGAVKNIGMGSGSRGGKMEMHSKGKPKISTRKCMACGRCIKNCAQDAISLGNNGKAVVDRSRCVGCGRCLSLCPFDAILFASSESNEILCKKMAEYAKAVLEGRPHFHVSFVVDVSPFCDCHVENDLPIVPDIGIFASFDPVAIDQACADAVRKAPVIAGSFLAEKTPVGHGEDDYFHVMHPDTHWQTTLEHCEKIGIGTRIYELIEV